The sequence TATTCCTCGTCGGAGCCGGTCCGGGCGATCCGGGCATGCTCACCCTGCGGGCTAAGGAGATCATCGAGTCGTGTGACGTGATGATCTACGACTATCTGGCCAACGCCGAATTTTTGAAGTGGTGCAAGCCGGATTGTGAAATCCTGTATGTTGGCAAGAAGGGCGGCGATCACACCCTGCCCCAGGACCAGATCAACGGTCTGATCGTGGAGAAAGCCAGATCCGGCAAGATCATCTGCCGCCTCAAGGGCGGTGACCCGTATGTGTTCGGGCGCGGCGGCGAAGAGGGCGAGGAGCTCGTGGAAGCGGGCATCGACTTCGAGGTGGTGCCCGGCATCACAGCGGGCGTGGCCGCCCCGGCCTACGCGGGCATCCCGGTGACCCACCGCGACCACACCACCAGCGTCTGCTTCATCACCGGGCACGAGGACCCGACCAAGTCCGAGTCCGGCCACAACTGGGCCGTGTACGGGCAGTCCACTTCCACGCTGGTCTTCTACATGGGCGTGGGCAACCTGCCCATGATCGCCAAGAATCTCATGGACAACGGGCGCGCGGCCGATACCCCGGTGGCATTGGTCCGCTGGGGCACGCGCTGCAACCAGACCTCGTTCGTGTCCGACCTGGAACACGTGGCCGAAGAGGCCGAGGCCCGGCATTGGAAGGCTCCGTCCATCATCATCGTGGGCGGCGTCTGCTCGCTGCACGACAAGCTCGGCTGGTTCGAGAAGAAACCCATACTCGGCCAGGGTGTGATCGTCACCCGAGCGAGAGAGCAGGCTTCGGGCCTGGTCAATATCCTGCGCGAGCAGGGCGCCTGCGTGCGCGAGTTCCCGACCATCTCGGTGGAGCCGCTGGACGACTACGCCGAGGTTGAAACCGCCATCCTGCAACTGGCCCGCTACCAGTGGGTGGTCTTCACCTCGGTCAACGGTGTCAAATACTTCTGGCAGCAGCTCCGGGCCATCGGCCTGGACGCGCGCATCTTCGGCGGCATGCAGATCGCGGCCATCGGACCGGCCACGGCGGACGAGCTCCGCGCCCGCGGCATCGAGCCGGACTTCATCCCCGAGAAGTACGTGGCCGAACACGTGGTCAAGGGCTTGCTCGAACGCGGTATCGCCGGTTCGGACGTGCTCATCCCGCGTGCCAAGGTGGCCAGAGAGGTCCTGCCCCGCGAGCTGAAGGAAGCGGGCTGCAATGTCACGGTCCTGCCGGTCTACGAGACCCGGCTGGGCCAGTCTTCTGGCGACGAGATCATGGAAGCGCTCGGCGCGGGCGATATCCGCTACGTGACCTTCACCTCGTCGAGCACGGTGGAAAACTTCTTCGAGCTGGTGCCTGTCGATGCGTTCAAGAATTATCCGGACGTGAAGATCGCCTCCATCGGCCCGGTGACCTCGGATACGGTCCGCAAGTTCGGCCTGACTCCGGCGCTGGAGCCCGAGGAGTACACCATTCCCGGCCTGGTGGACGCCCTCATCAAGGACGCGACCGCGAAATAGCGTTCTTTCATATGGCAATAAAAAGGCCCGGCACGCGATACTGCGTGCCGGGCCTTTTCCTTGGTCCAATCCGAAAGCTAGACGTCCACGATGCTTGTGGTACGACCGTTGGTTTTCACCGACTCGATGCCGGTCTCCATGGCGGATTTGGAGGAGTACATTTCGCTTACGCCGATGACCTGATGATTGGCGGCCTTGAGTACGAAATAGGGCTGGCCGTTTTTGGCTTCCTTGCGTTCATACCGTTCGTCCAGGGGGCTGTTTGCCTGCACGCTGGCGATGCCGTTGTCGCACCCGCTTTTGGCCGTGTACCGTTCGCTGGTCAGGATGATTTCGCCGTTGCCCGCTTTGAGGTTGAACATCCATTGTCCGTCTGATGTCTGCTTGCGTTCGAATTTGCCTGCCATAAGCGTTCTCCTTGGCTATGCGAAGAATCAAGATGCCGAAATTCACTACTACGCTCTTCGCTTTTCATCGATATTATTGATTATAGCACATGAAGAAGGGCCGGGCCAGCTTTGCCGGCAGGGCCTGTTGTTGCGAAAAGAAATGGCGGAAATCGGACGGCGTGGTCCCTATTGGTAGCTTTCGATAATGCGCTCGACAGTGCCGTCGGCCTTGAGGCTGTCCAGGGCGGCTTGGAGGGCGTTCACCATTTTCGGATCCATATCCAGGCTGGCGGCGTAATAGAGATCGACACTCATCAGCAGGAATACTTCCTCGAACTTGTCGGGATCCAGCCCCATCTGGCGGATGGTGTAAAGGGTGGCCGGTATATTCCCCACGAGTATGTCTATGTGATCCTGGACGAGCTTGCGGATGTTCAGTTTGCGGTCGTGAACGGAGTCCATGCGGCCCTCGGGCACGCCCAGTTGGATCATCTTCTGCTCCGAAGCACTGGCCCGCATGGTCCCGTAGCGATACAACCCGGCGCTGTCTGCGGGGTTCGTTATGGTTATTCCACTGCTCTTGAGGGCGAAAAGCCCACTGCGCAAGGGCATGATCGGCCCGATCCATTGGAACAGCTTTTCGCGCGCCGGAGTCCGGGCCATGGCATAGAGGATGACGTCGGGTTTTTCGAGTATCTCTTTGTACCCTCTGGCCCACGGCCAGACGAGGATGTTCTTGCGTTCCATGTGGATTCCGGCCCGGTCAGCCATGCGGAGAAACAGGTCGGTGGCGATGCCCGAAGGACCACTGCGGGTGTCGAAGGCGAAGGGCGGGTTGAACTCGGTAAGGACGCGAACTCCATCGGCCCCGGCCGCAACGGGGATGAGCAGGATGATAAGGATAAGCAGCGGACACAGGCGTCTCATGGGCCGTCTCATGGTTATAGTGCTGTACCATATGAATATACGGGGTGGATCGGAAAAAGGCAATGTGACCCAGGGCGCGGAAATGCGCCCTTGAAAAAGTGCGCGCTTTAAGCCAAGTTCGGGGACGGGGCCGACCCCCTCGTTTTCAACCATCCAAGGGAGCATCCATGGCAATGCCCATCGCCGTCCTCGTGTCCGGGGGCGGGTCCAATCTGCAATCCCTCATCGATCGCATCGAGGCGGGCACGCTCGACGCCGAAATCAAGGTGGTCGTGTCCAACAGGAAAGACGCCTACGGCCTGACGCGGGCGCGCAAGCACAATATCCCCACCCGGGTGCTGCTGCACACGGAGTTCGACTCCCGCGAGGCGTTCGACGAGGAGATGGTCCGGGCCATCCGCCAGTCGGGGGTGAACGAAACCGGCGCGGTGGTCATGGCCGGATTCATGCGAATCGTCACCCCGGTCTTTCTCGAACCGTTCCGGGGCCGGGTCATCAATATCCATCCAGCCCTGTTGCCGAGTTTTCCCGGCGCTCACGGCCAGGAGGACGCCGCGGAGTACGGGGTCAAGATTTCCGGATGCACCGTGCATTTCGTGGATGAAAAAATGGACCAGGGGCCGGTCATCATCCAGGCCGCCGTGCCCTGTCTATCGGGCGAAGGCGGCGACGAGCTGGGGGCGCGCATCCTCAAGCTGGAGCACCGCATCTTTCCCCAGGCCCTGCAATGGCTGGCCGAAGG is a genomic window of uncultured Pseudodesulfovibrio sp. containing:
- the purN gene encoding phosphoribosylglycinamide formyltransferase produces the protein MAMPIAVLVSGGGSNLQSLIDRIEAGTLDAEIKVVVSNRKDAYGLTRARKHNIPTRVLLHTEFDSREAFDEEMVRAIRQSGVNETGAVVMAGFMRIVTPVFLEPFRGRVINIHPALLPSFPGAHGQEDAAEYGVKISGCTVHFVDEKMDQGPVIIQAAVPCLSGEGGDELGARILKLEHRIFPQALQWLAEGRLEQRGRFVHLKPAIRNLAMQPSAGVDTDTQALVWPPLEDGF
- a CDS encoding YegP family protein, giving the protein MAGKFERKQTSDGQWMFNLKAGNGEIILTSERYTAKSGCDNGIASVQANSPLDERYERKEAKNGQPYFVLKAANHQVIGVSEMYSSKSAMETGIESVKTNGRTTSIVDV
- the cobA gene encoding uroporphyrinogen-III C-methyltransferase, translating into MANVFLVGAGPGDPGMLTLRAKEIIESCDVMIYDYLANAEFLKWCKPDCEILYVGKKGGDHTLPQDQINGLIVEKARSGKIICRLKGGDPYVFGRGGEEGEELVEAGIDFEVVPGITAGVAAPAYAGIPVTHRDHTTSVCFITGHEDPTKSESGHNWAVYGQSTSTLVFYMGVGNLPMIAKNLMDNGRAADTPVALVRWGTRCNQTSFVSDLEHVAEEAEARHWKAPSIIIVGGVCSLHDKLGWFEKKPILGQGVIVTRAREQASGLVNILREQGACVREFPTISVEPLDDYAEVETAILQLARYQWVVFTSVNGVKYFWQQLRAIGLDARIFGGMQIAAIGPATADELRARGIEPDFIPEKYVAEHVVKGLLERGIAGSDVLIPRAKVAREVLPRELKEAGCNVTVLPVYETRLGQSSGDEIMEALGAGDIRYVTFTSSSTVENFFELVPVDAFKNYPDVKIASIGPVTSDTVRKFGLTPALEPEEYTIPGLVDALIKDATAK
- a CDS encoding transporter substrate-binding domain-containing protein → MRRLCPLLILIILLIPVAAGADGVRVLTEFNPPFAFDTRSGPSGIATDLFLRMADRAGIHMERKNILVWPWARGYKEILEKPDVILYAMARTPAREKLFQWIGPIMPLRSGLFALKSSGITITNPADSAGLYRYGTMRASASEQKMIQLGVPEGRMDSVHDRKLNIRKLVQDHIDILVGNIPATLYTIRQMGLDPDKFEEVFLLMSVDLYYAASLDMDPKMVNALQAALDSLKADGTVERIIESYQ